CCGAGTTTAAGTGACCATGTCAAGATCAATCAACATGAAATTACAAAAGGGGTGCAGACAAAAAGTCGTACCTTGTCCAGTGTTCACCTAAACCCAGCTACACAGTACCCACGTCACCCCTGCATCCATCCTCCGCGGGGGCTTGGTGTGTCCTCCCACCAGCCTGCACGGTCTGTGACAGGGTTGGGGGCGCTCATCCCATGGTGACAAAGCCTCCCTCCGACCCACGGAAACAGAAGAGCAGCCCTGGGGCCCTCCAGGGCTCACCTGTCATGACCATCTCCTCAGAAGGCAGCTGGCCCACAAACAGCTCTCCCCGCTCCAGCAAGGCCCCAAAAAGACGGCTGCACGTGCGGACTGCTTCCTGGATCTCCTCCTGGTCCTCAGACTGCAGGAGAGGCGGCGGCAGGGTGCCCAGCCGGGAACTGTCACCTTCGCCCCTGCCTCGGCCGCCCCCCACCCCTGTTCCCTTCCCCCTCGGGACGCCAGCCCCGTCACCCCCGACCCGTGATCCACACGCCTCCCACCCTGACCCTCCAACGCCGTCTCTGAACCTCCTAGGGCCCTGCCGCCGCAGACCCCCATTCAAGTCTCGCTCCCGGGCCGCGACTCCGGCCCTGCGACGCTGCCGGGCCCACCTGCAGCACGGCCAGAATGTCGAAAACGGCGTTGGCCTCACTGCGGCTCGCCAGTACCGCCTCCAGCCTGCGGCCCAGCGCCCGGCGAACGCCCGCGGCGCCCGGCTCCCGCTCCATGCCGCCGCCAACACGGGAAAACGCGAATACCCAGCCGCCGGCGCTCCCTTGACGTCACCACTGCGCGTAGAGCCTGACGTCATCTCTACGCGCCGTACCCAAACCCCATCTTTCGCGCCGGGCGCGAGTCTCAGACGTGCCGCCGACATCATCGCCGCGCGCCGAGCCCGAGTCCCAGGCGTGCCGCTGGTCATGTCGCTATTCTACGTCGCGCGGTACCAGGGCCCCGAGGCGGCAGCTGCGGGGGGACCGGAGGGCGCGGAGGCCGGGGCCCACGGCCAGGCCCGCGCGCTGCTCGAGCGGCTGCAGAGCCGGGCCCGCGAACGGCAGCAGCTGCGGGAGCCCGCGCCGCCCGAGGCGGCTGCACCGACCGAGCCGGCGACCAGGAGGCGACGGCggccccggcggcggcggcgggtgAACGGCGCAGAGTCGGGCAGCCCGGAGGCGCGGCAGGGAAAGCGACGGAAGGCGGACGGCGAGGACGCGGGCGCAGGTGGGTCGCGGGGCGAGCGGGCTCCCTCCGGGGCTCCGGCGACTCGGTGCTGACGCGCTGGCGGGTGGGTGTCTGTCTCGCAGAAAGCAGCGAGGATGCGCCTGGGGAGCCCAGCTCAGAGAGCAGCGAGGAGGCGCCGGGGGAGCGCAGCGCCAGCGCCGAGGCGGCCGGGGACGGACGGGCCCTGGAGGAGGCGGTCGGACCCCTGGTCCCCGGCCTGGTGCTGGGGGGGTTCGGGAGGAGGAAGGCGCCGAAGGTGAGCGGCGGCGGTCGGAAGGGTGGTCGGCGTGGGAGGGAAGGCTGCGCAGATTCTTAAGTGTGGCGGTGGCCCCGGAAGGCATCGTTGAGCGAATGCTCCTGGGTCACAGACGCGCCTCGCTGCCAGGCCTGCAGTTTCATCCCCTAGGGGTCTGGATCCTGCATGTGCGGAGCTCCCGTTTTTTCTGCTAGGCTTGCCCCTGCCCTCCCGTCGCGCTAGTTCTCCTGCAGGATGTGCTTGCGTGAACGTGCGGCGGGGGGGTCTCCTGCTGTGCGCTCACCGCCTCGGGAGCAAGTCAGAGGCCATTCCGCAAGCCCCTGGCCGTTGGTGTTTTTGTTTAGCACgggtgttttttggtagagatctCTGACGAGGCAGGTGAAGAAAACGAGAAGTTTGGCAGAGTGCTTGGGCACCTTAGGTAGGGCGGATGGAGAAGATTTTCTTCGAGCTGGGATGCGAAAACGTGAAGCCAGGTCAAAGTTGAGGGTTGGGGATGCAGAGGTCTCGAGGCAGGGACGCCGGCGTGGCTGGGGCAAGCGAGCGCCAGGTCACAGGGCCTCCTGGGTGCGGGAGGGTGGGTGCCACTGTGGGTTGATGGGAGACTACGGGTGAGTTTGCTCAGCAAGTAGCGTCCGCTTTTGCTGTTTAACTTCTGTGAAGACTGCATGGGAAGCGCATCCTGGGGCTGAGGAGGAGCTGGAGACTACAGGTTTCCCcggcctccctcccccagcctctgccaCCCTGGGCTGGTTCTGTGTGAGAGCCTGGAAGCTGCTCACCTGGCCTCTCTTTTTGATGGCAGGTCCAGCCTTTCCTGCCAAGGTGGCTGGCTGAGCCCAGCTGTGTCAGAAAGAACGTCAACGAAGACCTGGTTCCTATCGAGGACGTCCCTGAGGTCCACCCTGACCTGCAGAAGCAGCTGCGGGCACATGGCATCTCGTCGTACTTTCCAGGTGCCCCAGCCCCGGGCCAGCAGCTGAGAGAACACCTCCCTGGGCACCCACACAGAAGGCTGTGCGTGGCCGGGGTCAGGCGTCCCTGCCACATCGGTGCCAAGTGTGGTCTCAGCACCCTCAAGCTCATGGTTCCCACTTGGGTCTCCTGAGGCTGATGTTCCTCTGGGCCCTGGTGCCATTCCTCGGGGGAGTGGTTCTCAGGCCTCCAGCACGGCAGCCCAGCCCAGAGGTCACAGGCAGGGAAGCGGCAGGCCCAGGCGTAAACATGACTTCTCTCTCGCCTTTCTTCGTCCAGTCCAGGCAGCTGTGATTCCCGCCCTCCTGGAGAGCGCGGCCTGTGGGTTTCTGGTGGGCAGAGGCGGCTACCGGCCTAGCGACCTCTGTGTTTCTGCTCCGACAGGCAGTGGGAAGACACTGGCCTTCGTCATTCCTGTGGTGCAGGTCTGTGTGAGGGTCCCCTTCATCTATAGCGGGTGTGCAGAGAGCAGGTAATAGCCTTGCTGACGCAGGAGCCCCTTCCTCCTCAGGCCCTGCTGTCGAGAGTGGTCTGCCACATCCGTGCCCTGGTCGTGCTGCCCACCAAGGAGCTGGCCCAGCAGGTACGCGGACCCTAGACCTGAGTGCACAGCAGTCAGCCCCTGGGTGACCCAGACTAGATCTGGGGTCCTTTTTGCTGCAGTGGGGGAACACTAGCTATCTCCAGGCCAGTGACAGACTTCTCCTGCAGGTGAGCAAAGTTTTCAACATCTACACAGATGCCACACCTCTGAGAGTCTGCCTGATTACGGGACAGAAGTCTCTGGCCAAGGAGCAGGAGAGCCTCGTCCAGAAAACGTAGGTTGTGTCAGGGTGTGGGGTTTTCAAGGTGTCCTTGCTCAGCACTGCCGGTGGCCTAAGGCACCATAGGAGCAGAGGAGGGGCCGCCAAGTTTAACCACCTGGTTCCCGTGAAGAGGAGGAGCTCCCGTCTGCCCCCTTCCCATGTAGGGTAGAGTCAGGACTATGGGGTGAGGCAGCGTCTTGCTGTCCGGAAGCCcttgagaaagcttccttctcttgAGCCGTCCTTTGGTCTGTAGTGCTGATGGGTACCGCTGCTTGGCTGACATCGTGGTAGCCACCCCTGGCCGCCTGGTGGACCACATCGACCAGACCCCAGGATTCAACCTCCAGCAGCTCCGCTTCCTGGTAAGTCCCCACCCCAGGGGCCTGGGCTTTGAGCTCAGGGTCGCGCCACCCAGTCCTGGGCTCCCTGCCTCCTGTAGGTCATCGACGAGGCTGACCGGATGATTGACAGCATGCATCAATCCTGGCTGCCACGGGTGGTGGCGGCTGCCTTCCAGAGTGAGGACCCCGCAGACCCCTGTGCCTTGCTCCAGCGAAGACAGGCCCAGGCTGTGACAGCCGCCAGGTATCCAGCAGCACGCCCAGGTGCTGGCCTCCCCTGAGCAGAGGCCTCTGCGTACAGCTCTCCTTTCTTAGTGCCGAGAGACAAGGCTGGCTTGAGCTCTGGTGCACAGAACCGCATCGTTCTGTCCTGTGAGCTGGACTCACCTTGCCCCTGGTCCACGGTAGTCTCTACAGTGGGTAGTGTGAAGAATCTCGTTTCCTAGAGTCTCGAGGCAGCTGCTGACACAGTGCCAGCAACACCCCCTTCTCTTCCAGTACCTGCTGTCCCCAGATGCCCCTGCAGAAGCTGCTCTTCTCGGCTACTCTGACCCAGAACCCCGAAAAGCTGCAGCAGCTGGGCCTCCATCAGCCCCGGCTTTTCTCCACAGGGCTGGCACACAGGGGCCTGGAAGATACAGATGGGGACGGGGACTCGGGGAAGTATGCCTTCCCTGTTGGGCTCAGGGTGAGTGGGATACCGGCTGGGCAGAGGGTTGTGCCAGGAGCCTGGGGCCCCTAACCAACCCCTACCTCTATCCCCACCCCCTGCTGTCCCTGTAGCACCACTACGTGCCCTGCAGCCTCAGCTCTAAGCCGCTGGTTGTCCTGCACCTAGTCCTAGAGATGGGCTTCTCGAGGGTTCTCTGCTTCACTAACTCCCGAGAGAACTCCCACAGGTGAGGCCCCAGCTGGGTGGGGATGGCAGAGGCAGCCTCTGGTCCCAGCATCACGTGGCTGCAGCCTTCTCTCTGCCTAGGCTCTTCCTGCTGGTGCAGGCTTTCGGGGGTGTGGATGTGGCTGAGTTCTCCTCGCGCTACGGGCCTGGCCAGAGGAGGAGGATCCTGAAGCAGTTTGAACAGGGGAAGATCCAGCTGTGAGTCCCTGGGCAGGGGCGGGcctctgtggggtgggggtgcctGTGAGTCCTGGGTAGGGCCTCTGTGGGGGGGGTGGTGCCTGTGAGTCCTGGGCAGGGCctctgtgggggggggggggtgcctgTGAGTCCTGGGCAGGGCctctgtgggggggggggtgcctGTGAGTCCTGGGTAGGGCCTCTGTCGGGGGGGTGGTGCCTGTGAGTCCTGGGCAGGGCctctgtgggggggggggggtgcctgTGAGTCCTGGGCAGGGCGGGCCTCTGTAGGGGGGGGTGCCACTCCAGGGTCAGCTTGGGCCTCTCTAAAGGGTGCTTCCTTCTGCACATCGGCTTCCTGTGCCTGGACCCATGGCAGCCAGTTCCCAGAAAGGCCTGAGCTGCCGCCACAGGGCCGGTGCTGCCACGGCCCCTGCTCCTGGCACAGCAGGCCCACAATGCTGTGTGTCCCCGCAGGCTCATCAGCACGGATGCCACCGCCCGAGGCATCGATGTGCAGGGTGTGGAGCTGGTGGTGAACTATGACGCCCCCCAGTACCTGAGAACCTACGTGCACCGGTGAGTGCTGGCGCAGCCACACTGTGAGCTCCTGGGCGTTGTATGTGGGACCGTCCCGCCTGGTGTGGGTGGGGTTGGTGTGGAGAGAAGCCGTCGTTCCGTCAGACCCCTGAAGGCTTGGGCCAATCTGGAGATAGCCGCGTTTGATTCCAGGGTTGGGAGGACGGCccgtgctgggaaaactggacaggCCTTCACGCTCCTCCTGAAAGTGCAGGTGAGGCTGTGAGGGTCTTGGGAGTTTCTGTTGCGTGAGGGTGACAAGGGGCTGGCCCAAGAacccccttccaccatgacttcCCTCCAGGAGAGGAGATTCCTCCAGATGCTGACTGAAGCTGGGGCGCCTGAGTTGCAGCGGCACGAGCTCTCCAGCAAGCTGCTGCAGCCCCTGGTTCCTCGGTACGAGGAGGCCCTGTCCCAGCTGGAGGAGTCCATCAAGGTAAGGGCCAGTGTCTGGCACGAAACCCTCTGAGGGTTTCTCCACACGTGGAGAAAAGAGGAAACGAGAAAGGAGGGTCATACAAGTTGTCCTTGAGCTTCTGGCTCAAGGACAGGGAGCCCCCGGGCATCAGTGGTGGAAATGCATGGCCCCAGGGAGGGCTATCAGCAGAGCCAGGGCCGGGCTTCTGCTGCGCGGGGCTTCCAGTCCTCAGCGTTCCGGGGCAGAGCCCAGGGTCCCGCAGACAATGAGGGGAAGGAGTGTGTGGTGCTGAGCCATCCTCTTTCCTCCACAGGAAGAGCGCAAGCAGAAGGCGGCCTAGGCCGGGGCTCGGAGGGCCGGAGGGACTGCACCAGAGGACCAGAGGGACTGCACGCTCACCACCCTGACCCTCCTTCCAGAGCTGATCACTGATGCTCTGTGTGAGGAAAGGAGTCCCCCAGTGGACACAGCCTTCCTCCCTGAGCATGTGGTCTCTGCACCAggcagcctgggcatcagagctcAAGCACACGCCCAGACCGGAGACTTCAGGGCCTGTCACTTTCATGGGGTGAAGGTCAGGATGGCCGCTGGCAATGAAGCCTCAGTAAAACTATGAAAAGTACTCCCAGACAGACACAGTGGCACCTGTCATGTTTTTGGCTGAGAGCTGTGGGGATTAACCTTGAGCTAATGTTAAAAATGAAGctctcggccaggcgtggtggctcacgcctgtaattccagcactttgggaggccaggatgggtggatcatctgaggtcaggagttcagaccagcctgatcaacatgggaaaaccccatctcttttatttgtcttgtattttgtaaaaatacaaaattagctgggtgtggtggcgggtgcctataatcccagctacttggacagctgaggcaggagaatggcttgaacctgagaggtggaggttgtggtgagctgagattatgccattgcactccagcctgagcaacaagagcgaaactctctcaaaataagtaagtaaaaaatTAGCTCTCAGAGCAACACAAATGTGTTGACCATCTTCCTTCTGAAAGGTCGCTCCAGAGTCCCACGCTGACACGTGAGGGACCCACATGGGCTGTCCTGCTTTTGGAACAAATGCTGAGAAATGTGGGTAAACCCTTCCCCAGGCCTGTGTTAGGCAGAGTTGCTTGCATTGTCACAGACCAAAGAAGTCAGCTGTGCAGTTCACAACATTTTACTTTGTAACCAGTCCCCCTCCTGGGTGTAAAGTCAACTCACAACATGAAACTTTTCACTGTGAACGTGGAAAACGCCTTGGAAACACCGACCACTGTCtgtaaagaggttctgttttgaaaGTCTtgtaagataatattttttttttttttttttttttttttttttgagatggagtcttgctctgtcccccgggctggagtgcagtggccggatctcagctcactgcaagctccgcctcccgggtacccgccattctcctgcctcagcctcctgagtagctgggactacaggcgcccgccaccgcgcctggctagtttttttgtatttttagtagagacggg
The Rhinopithecus roxellana isolate Shanxi Qingling chromosome 10, ASM756505v1, whole genome shotgun sequence DNA segment above includes these coding regions:
- the DDX51 gene encoding ATP-dependent RNA helicase DDX51; translated protein: MSLFYVARYQGPEAAAAGGPEGAEAGAHGQARALLERLQSRARERQQLREPAPPEAAAPTEPATRRRRRPRRRRRVNGAESGSPEARQGKRRKADGEDAGAESSEDAPGEPSSESSEEAPGERSASAEAAGDGRALEEAVGPLVPGLVLGGFGRRKAPKVQPFLPRWLAEPSCVRKNVNEDLVPIEDVPEVHPDLQKQLRAHGISSYFPVQAAVIPALLESAACGFLVGRGGYRPSDLCVSAPTGSGKTLAFVIPVVQALLSRVVCHIRALVVLPTKELAQQVSKVFNIYTDATPLRVCLITGQKSLAKEQESLVQKTADGYRCLADIVVATPGRLVDHIDQTPGFNLQQLRFLVIDEADRMIDSMHQSWLPRVVAAAFQSEDPADPCALLQRRQAQAVTAASTCCPQMPLQKLLFSATLTQNPEKLQQLGLHQPRLFSTGLAHRGLEDTDGDGDSGKYAFPVGLRHHYVPCSLSSKPLVVLHLVLEMGFSRVLCFTNSRENSHRLFLLVQAFGGVDVAEFSSRYGPGQRRRILKQFEQGKIQLLISTDATARGIDVQGVELVVNYDAPQYLRTYVHRVGRTARAGKTGQAFTLLLKVQERRFLQMLTEAGAPELQRHELSSKLLQPLVPRYEEALSQLEESIKEERKQKAA